A single region of the Panthera tigris isolate Pti1 chromosome B1, P.tigris_Pti1_mat1.1, whole genome shotgun sequence genome encodes:
- the SCRG1 gene encoding scrapie-responsive protein 1: MKLIVLAVTVGLTLLLGVQAMPANRLSCYRKILQDRNCHNLPEGVADLTKMDVNVQDHFWDGKGCEMICYCNFSELLCCPKDIFFGPKISFVIPCNNH; encoded by the exons ATGAAATTGATAGTTCTTGCTGTCACTGTTGGCCTAACTTTGCTGCTAGGAGTCCAAGCCATGCCTGCAAATCGCCTCTCTTGCTACAGAAAGATACTCCAAGATCGCAACTGTCACAACCTTCCAGAGGGAGTAGCTGACCTGACAAAGATGGATGTAAATGTCCAGGATCATTTCTGGGATGGGAAGGGATGTGAGATGATCTGTTACTGCAACTTCAGCGAATTGCTCTGCTGCCCAAA GGATATCTTCTTTGGACCAAAGATCTCTTTTGTGATTCCTTGCAACAATCACTGA
- the SAP30 gene encoding histone deacetylase complex subunit SAP30 isoform X9 — MNGFTPEEMSRGGDAAAAVAAVVAAAAAAAASAGNGAGAGAGAEVPGAGAVSAAGPPGAAGPGPGQLCCLREEGERCGRAAGNASFSKRIQKSISQKKVKIELDKSVDLYQLQVNTLRRYKRHFKLSTRPGLNKAQLVEIVGCHFRSIPVNEKDTLTYFIYSVKNDKNKSDLKVDSGVH, encoded by the exons ATGAACGGCTTCACGCCCGAGGAGATGAGCCGCGGCGGGGACGCGGCAGCCGCTGTGGCCGCCGTGgtcgctgccgccgccgccgctgccgcttcGGCAGGGAACGGGGCAGGGGCCGGCGCCGGGGCTGAGGTGCCGGGTGCCGGGGCCGTCTCGGCGGCTGGGCCCCCGGGAGCGGCAGGGCCCGGGCCCGGACAGCTGTGCTGTCTGCGGGAGGAAGGTGAGCGGTGCGGCCGTGCGGCAGGCAACGCCAGCTTCAGCAAGAGGATCCAGAAGAGCATCTCCCAGAAGAAGGTGAAGATCGAGCTGGATAAGAGC GTTGATTTATATCAATTACAAGTAAATACACTTCGGAGATACAAAAGACACTTCAAACTGTCAACCAGACCAGGACTTAATAAAGCACAACTTGTTGAG atagtTGGTTGCCACTTTAGGTCTATTCCAGTGAATGAAAAAGACACCTTAACATATTTCATCTACTCAGTGAAGAATGACAAGAACAAATCAGATCTCAAGGTTGATAGTGGTGTTCACTAG
- the SAP30 gene encoding histone deacetylase complex subunit SAP30 isoform X5: protein MNGFTPEEMSRGGDAAAAVAAVVAAAAAAAASAGNGAGAGAGAEVPGAGAVSAAGPPGAAGPGPGQLCCLREEGERCGRAAGNASFSKRIQKSISQKKVKIELDKSARHLYICDYHKNLIQSVRNRRKRKGSDDDGGDSPVQDIDTPEVDLYQLQVNTLRRYKRHFKLSTRPGLNKAQLVEGINYKANEWEDLPQKQQRPRSACFNTGLTVNVPKTFTERMNK, encoded by the exons ATGAACGGCTTCACGCCCGAGGAGATGAGCCGCGGCGGGGACGCGGCAGCCGCTGTGGCCGCCGTGgtcgctgccgccgccgccgctgccgcttcGGCAGGGAACGGGGCAGGGGCCGGCGCCGGGGCTGAGGTGCCGGGTGCCGGGGCCGTCTCGGCGGCTGGGCCCCCGGGAGCGGCAGGGCCCGGGCCCGGACAGCTGTGCTGTCTGCGGGAGGAAGGTGAGCGGTGCGGCCGTGCGGCAGGCAACGCCAGCTTCAGCAAGAGGATCCAGAAGAGCATCTCCCAGAAGAAGGTGAAGATCGAGCTGGATAAGAGC GCAAGGCATCTTTACATTTGTGATTATCATAAAAACTTAATTCAGAGTGTTcgaaacagaagaaagaggaaagggagtgATGATGATGGAGGAGATTCACCTGTTCAAGATATTGATACTCCAGAG GTTGATTTATATCAATTACAAGTAAATACACTTCGGAGATACAAAAGACACTTCAAACTGTCAACCAGACCAGGACTTAATAAAGCACAACTTGTTGAG GGAATAAACTACAAAGCGAATGAGTGGGAGGACTTGCCACAGAAGCAACAAAGACCAAGAAG
- the SAP30 gene encoding histone deacetylase complex subunit SAP30 isoform X8: protein MNGFTPEEMSRGGDAAAAVAAVVAAAAAAAASAGNGAGAGAGAEVPGAGAVSAAGPPGAAGPGPGQLCCLREEGERCGRAAGNASFSKRIQKSISQKKVKIELDKSARHLYICDYHKNLIQSVRNRRKRKGSDDDGGDSPVQDIDTPEVDLYQLQVNTLRRYKRHFKLSTRPGLNKAQLVEGINYKANEWEDLPQKQQRPRRYHLHIL from the exons ATGAACGGCTTCACGCCCGAGGAGATGAGCCGCGGCGGGGACGCGGCAGCCGCTGTGGCCGCCGTGgtcgctgccgccgccgccgctgccgcttcGGCAGGGAACGGGGCAGGGGCCGGCGCCGGGGCTGAGGTGCCGGGTGCCGGGGCCGTCTCGGCGGCTGGGCCCCCGGGAGCGGCAGGGCCCGGGCCCGGACAGCTGTGCTGTCTGCGGGAGGAAGGTGAGCGGTGCGGCCGTGCGGCAGGCAACGCCAGCTTCAGCAAGAGGATCCAGAAGAGCATCTCCCAGAAGAAGGTGAAGATCGAGCTGGATAAGAGC GCAAGGCATCTTTACATTTGTGATTATCATAAAAACTTAATTCAGAGTGTTcgaaacagaagaaagaggaaagggagtgATGATGATGGAGGAGATTCACCTGTTCAAGATATTGATACTCCAGAG GTTGATTTATATCAATTACAAGTAAATACACTTCGGAGATACAAAAGACACTTCAAACTGTCAACCAGACCAGGACTTAATAAAGCACAACTTGTTGAG GGAATAAACTACAAAGCGAATGAGTGGGAGGACTTGCCACAGAAGCAACAAAGACCAAGAAG
- the SAP30 gene encoding histone deacetylase complex subunit SAP30 isoform X6, protein MNGFTPEEMSRGGDAAAAVAAVVAAAAAAAASAGNGAGAGAGAEVPGAGAVSAAGPPGAAGPGPGQLCCLREEGERCGRAAGNASFSKRIQKSISQKKVKIELDKSARHLYICDYHKNLIQSVRNRRKRKGSDDDGGDSPVQDIDTPEVDLYQLQVNTLRRYKRHFKLSTRPGLNKAQLVEIVGCHFRSIPVNEKDTLTYFIYSVKNDKNKSDLKVDSGVH, encoded by the exons ATGAACGGCTTCACGCCCGAGGAGATGAGCCGCGGCGGGGACGCGGCAGCCGCTGTGGCCGCCGTGgtcgctgccgccgccgccgctgccgcttcGGCAGGGAACGGGGCAGGGGCCGGCGCCGGGGCTGAGGTGCCGGGTGCCGGGGCCGTCTCGGCGGCTGGGCCCCCGGGAGCGGCAGGGCCCGGGCCCGGACAGCTGTGCTGTCTGCGGGAGGAAGGTGAGCGGTGCGGCCGTGCGGCAGGCAACGCCAGCTTCAGCAAGAGGATCCAGAAGAGCATCTCCCAGAAGAAGGTGAAGATCGAGCTGGATAAGAGC GCAAGGCATCTTTACATTTGTGATTATCATAAAAACTTAATTCAGAGTGTTcgaaacagaagaaagaggaaagggagtgATGATGATGGAGGAGATTCACCTGTTCAAGATATTGATACTCCAGAG GTTGATTTATATCAATTACAAGTAAATACACTTCGGAGATACAAAAGACACTTCAAACTGTCAACCAGACCAGGACTTAATAAAGCACAACTTGTTGAG atagtTGGTTGCCACTTTAGGTCTATTCCAGTGAATGAAAAAGACACCTTAACATATTTCATCTACTCAGTGAAGAATGACAAGAACAAATCAGATCTCAAGGTTGATAGTGGTGTTCACTAG
- the SAP30 gene encoding histone deacetylase complex subunit SAP30 isoform X7, giving the protein MNGFTPEEMSRGGDAAAAVAAVVAAAAAAAASAGNGAGAGAGAEVPGAGAVSAAGPPGAAGPGPGQLCCLREEGERCGRAAGNASFSKRIQKSISQKKVKIELDKSARHLYICDYHKNLIQSVRNRRKRKGSDDDGGDSPVQDIDTPEVDLYQLQVNTLRRYKRHFKLSTRPGLNKAQLVEGINYKANEWEDLPQKQQRPRRIDRLTAPARTGGGGEWK; this is encoded by the exons ATGAACGGCTTCACGCCCGAGGAGATGAGCCGCGGCGGGGACGCGGCAGCCGCTGTGGCCGCCGTGgtcgctgccgccgccgccgctgccgcttcGGCAGGGAACGGGGCAGGGGCCGGCGCCGGGGCTGAGGTGCCGGGTGCCGGGGCCGTCTCGGCGGCTGGGCCCCCGGGAGCGGCAGGGCCCGGGCCCGGACAGCTGTGCTGTCTGCGGGAGGAAGGTGAGCGGTGCGGCCGTGCGGCAGGCAACGCCAGCTTCAGCAAGAGGATCCAGAAGAGCATCTCCCAGAAGAAGGTGAAGATCGAGCTGGATAAGAGC GCAAGGCATCTTTACATTTGTGATTATCATAAAAACTTAATTCAGAGTGTTcgaaacagaagaaagaggaaagggagtgATGATGATGGAGGAGATTCACCTGTTCAAGATATTGATACTCCAGAG GTTGATTTATATCAATTACAAGTAAATACACTTCGGAGATACAAAAGACACTTCAAACTGTCAACCAGACCAGGACTTAATAAAGCACAACTTGTTGAG GGAATAAACTACAAAGCGAATGAGTGGGAGGACTTGCCACAGAAGCAACAAAGACCAAGAAG